In Myxococcus stipitatus, the following are encoded in one genomic region:
- a CDS encoding CehA/McbA family metallohydrolase, translated as MMQGGGWLQKAAGKGVRALFGLVVLVLGICGFFTVPASLTDYPVVLPKEGEPRWARGAFHVHSTRSDGRGSPLAVARAAKAAGLDFVVLTDHNDFTPPAPTWVDGVLLVPGVEISTSAGHLVAFGMERPLAGMQRWMPAGDAVRAVHEAGGMTVLAHPVQRHNPWTDEQTAREAKGFELYSADTFFRHAMSHPMSRLLPAVGAYFAKPEHGVMVLVAPEPGPGERFMELSSAESKLAFCAHDAHGLPSYESVFNSLATYLPPAQAPLPLPADAKAAALVVTNALRGGSAVCAFRALGEPEGFALEGMDAERREAHVGEVLKVRLPGIADAEKVRVQVWGAGRLGPDGTSVELTGEGVARVEVWVQGPGRFFGSEWRPWIVPSPVRVLPRGPGI; from the coding sequence ATGATGCAAGGCGGCGGGTGGCTCCAGAAGGCCGCGGGCAAAGGTGTACGAGCTTTGTTCGGGCTCGTCGTGTTGGTGCTGGGCATCTGCGGCTTCTTCACGGTGCCGGCCTCGCTGACGGACTATCCGGTCGTCCTCCCGAAGGAAGGCGAGCCGAGGTGGGCGCGAGGGGCGTTTCACGTCCACTCCACGCGCTCCGATGGACGTGGCAGCCCCTTGGCGGTGGCGCGTGCGGCGAAGGCGGCGGGCCTCGACTTCGTGGTGCTGACCGACCATAACGACTTCACACCTCCAGCGCCTACGTGGGTCGACGGGGTCCTGCTCGTCCCAGGCGTGGAGATCTCCACGTCGGCGGGTCACCTGGTGGCGTTCGGCATGGAGCGTCCCCTGGCCGGAATGCAGCGGTGGATGCCCGCGGGTGACGCCGTTCGAGCGGTCCACGAGGCCGGAGGCATGACGGTCCTCGCGCATCCGGTGCAGCGTCACAACCCGTGGACAGACGAGCAGACCGCACGTGAGGCGAAAGGTTTCGAGCTGTACTCCGCGGACACCTTCTTCCGCCATGCGATGAGCCATCCGATGAGCCGGCTGCTGCCAGCCGTGGGCGCCTATTTCGCGAAGCCGGAGCACGGGGTGATGGTCCTCGTTGCGCCGGAGCCCGGGCCCGGTGAGCGCTTCATGGAACTGTCGAGCGCTGAGTCGAAGCTCGCGTTCTGCGCGCACGATGCCCATGGCCTGCCGTCATACGAGTCCGTGTTCAATTCTCTCGCGACGTACCTGCCGCCGGCCCAGGCGCCCTTGCCGCTGCCCGCGGATGCGAAGGCTGCGGCGCTCGTTGTGACCAACGCACTGCGGGGTGGCTCCGCCGTCTGTGCGTTCCGCGCCCTGGGGGAGCCCGAGGGCTTCGCGTTGGAGGGAATGGACGCGGAGCGCCGCGAGGCCCATGTGGGAGAGGTGCTCAAGGTGCGCCTGCCAGGCATCGCCGACGCGGAGAAGGTGCGAGTCCAGGTGTGGGGAGCGGGCCGGCTGGGGCCGGACGGGACGTCCGTCGAGCTGACGGGAGAGGGCGTGGCGCGAGTGGAGGTGTGGGTCCAGGGGCCTGGGCGTTTCTTCGGCTCCGAGTGGCGGCCCTGGATTGTGCCGAGCCCCGTGCGTGTACTGCCTAGGGGCCCTGGCATCTGA
- a CDS encoding Trm112 family protein encodes MPVVDSGLLAVLGCPRCKGPLEEHVAPEREALRCERCRYDWPVEDGVPQLLPELGRRWDAPNE; translated from the coding sequence ATGCCGGTGGTGGATTCAGGGCTGCTCGCGGTGCTGGGCTGCCCTCGATGCAAGGGTCCCCTCGAGGAGCACGTGGCGCCGGAGCGCGAGGCGCTGCGCTGCGAGCGTTGCCGGTACGACTGGCCCGTGGAGGACGGAGTCCCCCAACTGCTCCCCGAACTGGGCCGCCGATGGGACGCGCCTAACGAGTGA
- the lpxK gene encoding tetraacyldisaccharide 4'-kinase → MSADSPTAIERVFYPPSPEPLSRRLVLSPLTALSWTYAAAVHLRGALYDLGLLRAERVEGLRVVSVGNLNVGGTGKTPAVLHLAELLVQAGRKVGILTRGYGRRSTEPLTFIGAEPLPSVEEAGDEPLLLARRCPSVRLFVSADRVSSAYRARDEYGLDTVLLDDGFQHRRLARDEDLVVVDEAVGLGNGHMLPRGPLREPASSMRRATLLWVRTSMPQASDEKASSGGSLEVRVPELVPSGLGIPRVRARYGPAAWVDPEGNLQGTDALRGQGVLALAGLGRPGGFLKTLKSLGVEVLDAALYPDHHRFTEEELREVEARAARCGGRVVTTEKDAVRLPPGFAAWKVRLGVDVVEGEDHLRRALGLSAASDDL, encoded by the coding sequence GTGAGCGCGGATTCTCCCACGGCCATCGAGCGGGTCTTCTATCCGCCATCGCCCGAGCCCTTGAGCCGGCGCCTGGTGTTGTCGCCGCTCACTGCGCTGTCGTGGACCTATGCCGCGGCGGTGCACCTGCGAGGGGCGCTGTATGACCTGGGCCTGCTGCGCGCGGAGCGTGTCGAAGGACTGCGCGTGGTGTCCGTGGGCAACCTCAACGTGGGGGGGACGGGGAAGACGCCCGCGGTGCTCCACCTCGCTGAGTTGTTGGTCCAAGCCGGGCGCAAGGTGGGCATCCTGACCCGAGGTTACGGGCGTCGCTCGACGGAGCCGTTGACCTTCATCGGCGCGGAGCCGTTGCCCTCGGTGGAGGAGGCAGGGGATGAGCCCTTGTTGCTCGCGCGCCGCTGTCCGAGCGTGAGGCTGTTCGTGAGCGCGGACCGGGTCTCCAGTGCCTACCGGGCGCGAGACGAATACGGCCTGGACACGGTGCTGCTCGACGATGGCTTCCAGCATCGGCGCCTCGCGCGGGACGAGGACTTGGTGGTGGTGGACGAAGCCGTGGGGCTGGGCAATGGCCACATGCTTCCCCGTGGGCCGCTTCGAGAACCCGCGTCCTCCATGCGGCGAGCGACCCTGCTGTGGGTGCGCACGTCCATGCCGCAGGCCTCCGATGAGAAGGCATCCTCGGGTGGGAGTCTGGAGGTCCGTGTCCCAGAGCTCGTGCCGTCGGGCTTGGGGATTCCGCGGGTCCGGGCGCGCTATGGACCGGCGGCGTGGGTGGACCCGGAGGGGAATCTCCAAGGGACGGACGCCCTGCGTGGCCAGGGAGTCCTGGCACTTGCGGGGCTTGGCCGACCGGGGGGCTTCCTGAAGACGTTGAAGTCGTTGGGCGTGGAGGTGCTCGATGCGGCCCTCTATCCGGACCACCACCGCTTCACGGAGGAGGAGCTCCGGGAGGTCGAGGCCCGGGCCGCGAGGTGCGGGGGGCGGGTGGTGACGACGGAGAAGGACGCGGTGCGTCTGCCTCCGGGATTCGCTGCGTGGAAGGTGCGGCTGGGGGTGGACGTGGTCGAGGGGGAGGACCACCTGCGCCGAGCGCTTGGCCTGTCGGCCGCGTCTGACGACTTGTGA
- a CDS encoding YicC/YloC family endoribonuclease translates to MLRSMTGFGAGRARVGDEEVSVELRSLNHKFCEVKARLPRELSSMEPSVTKQVKDRLARGSVELLVKRQSSTASGTVPTVDLNLAREYLRTFRDLAQELGLPGDVSWSQVANQQGVVRLEEKGVDLESASPAVTAALDQALSALEKMRLIEGEAIYADLDARLKLIETWSGEVAQLAPRAVQDYQQRLTDRVAELARGVAVDPQRLAQEVALFAERTDIAEEVTRLASHLEQFRALMASTEPTGRRMDFLVQEMHREVNTTGSKSQHAEISARVVSMKAEVERIREQVQNVE, encoded by the coding sequence ATGTTGAGGAGCATGACCGGGTTTGGCGCGGGCCGTGCGCGCGTGGGAGACGAAGAGGTCTCCGTCGAGCTGCGCTCGTTGAATCACAAGTTCTGCGAGGTGAAGGCTCGCCTCCCTCGAGAGCTTTCGTCCATGGAGCCGAGCGTCACGAAGCAGGTGAAGGACCGCCTGGCGCGTGGCTCGGTGGAGCTGCTGGTGAAGCGGCAGTCGTCCACGGCTTCGGGGACGGTGCCCACCGTGGACCTGAACCTGGCGCGAGAGTACCTGCGCACGTTCCGGGACCTGGCCCAGGAGCTGGGGCTCCCAGGGGACGTGTCGTGGTCCCAGGTGGCCAACCAGCAGGGCGTGGTTCGCCTGGAGGAGAAGGGCGTGGACCTGGAGTCCGCGTCCCCCGCGGTGACGGCGGCATTGGATCAGGCGCTCTCGGCGCTGGAGAAGATGCGGCTCATCGAGGGCGAGGCCATCTACGCGGACCTGGATGCGCGCCTGAAGCTCATCGAGACGTGGAGCGGCGAGGTGGCCCAACTGGCGCCCCGCGCGGTGCAGGACTACCAGCAGCGCCTCACGGACCGCGTCGCGGAGCTGGCCCGAGGTGTCGCGGTGGACCCTCAGCGGCTGGCGCAAGAGGTCGCGCTGTTCGCGGAGCGCACGGACATCGCGGAGGAAGTCACGCGCCTGGCCAGCCACCTCGAGCAGTTTCGCGCCTTGATGGCGAGCACGGAGCCCACCGGGCGCCGCATGGATTTCCTTGTGCAGGAGATGCACCGCGAGGTGAACACGACCGGCTCCAAGAGCCAGCACGCGGAGATCTCCGCGCGCGTGGTCTCGATGAAGGCCGAGGTCGAGCGCATCCGCGAACAGGTGCAGAACGTCGAATGA
- a CDS encoding 3-deoxy-D-manno-octulosonic acid transferase: MRLLYILATYLLFPLLFPVLCLYRKTRHGLWQRLGFYARGALPQRGDGPVVWLHGASAGDLLALSPMFGPLRARFPGCQLILSTMTDSGHAMATGRLAKDIDGVVYVPYDLWGATRRAVKAIRPDILVLEYTEVWPNLIRAAKRGGARVVMTNGRFSPSNVGRYRWLFRLIGNPLKDFDLMLMRTEDEAERARSLGAKPDWVTVTGNTKFDSLSSGPAPEDGALREALGLAVGATVWIAGSTHEGEEGVLLGVYSRLLARWPELRLVIAPRYVDRAGRVVSLAREAGLSAGLRSQGNPERAQVVVLDTIGELSRAYRLGTVVFVGGSFTKRGGQNILEPAGQGRPVLFGPHMDNFRDSVTVLSGHGGLQVADAEALHTRLVELLEDPRRIEELGARALETVGRISGASERNAEAMTTLFPHGRPAPR; encoded by the coding sequence ATGCGACTCCTCTACATCCTTGCCACATATCTTCTCTTCCCGCTGCTCTTCCCGGTGCTGTGCCTGTACCGGAAGACGCGCCACGGCCTGTGGCAGCGGCTGGGGTTCTATGCACGGGGCGCTCTACCCCAGCGAGGTGATGGGCCCGTCGTCTGGTTGCACGGCGCGAGCGCTGGTGACCTGCTGGCGCTGTCCCCGATGTTCGGTCCGCTGAGGGCTCGCTTCCCGGGGTGCCAGCTCATCCTGTCGACGATGACCGACAGTGGTCATGCGATGGCGACGGGGCGGCTCGCCAAGGACATCGACGGGGTGGTGTATGTGCCGTACGACCTGTGGGGCGCGACGCGCAGGGCGGTGAAGGCGATTCGCCCGGACATCCTGGTGCTCGAGTACACCGAAGTCTGGCCCAACCTCATCCGCGCGGCGAAGCGAGGTGGCGCGCGAGTGGTGATGACCAACGGGCGCTTCTCTCCGTCGAACGTGGGCCGCTACCGGTGGTTGTTCCGGCTCATCGGCAATCCGCTGAAGGACTTCGACCTGATGTTGATGCGGACGGAGGACGAGGCGGAGCGAGCACGAAGCCTGGGCGCGAAGCCGGACTGGGTGACGGTGACGGGGAACACGAAGTTCGACTCACTCTCCTCGGGGCCAGCGCCAGAGGACGGAGCGCTGCGCGAGGCGCTCGGGCTCGCGGTGGGCGCGACGGTCTGGATTGCGGGCAGCACCCACGAGGGTGAGGAGGGCGTGCTGTTGGGCGTCTACTCGCGGCTGCTCGCGCGATGGCCGGAGCTGCGGCTGGTGATTGCACCTAGGTATGTGGACCGGGCGGGGCGGGTGGTGTCGTTGGCTCGCGAGGCGGGGCTGAGTGCGGGGCTTCGCTCGCAAGGAAACCCTGAGCGAGCCCAGGTGGTGGTGCTGGACACGATCGGCGAGCTGTCGCGGGCGTACCGCCTGGGGACGGTGGTCTTCGTGGGGGGCTCGTTCACGAAGCGCGGTGGGCAGAACATCCTGGAGCCCGCGGGGCAGGGGCGGCCGGTGTTGTTCGGTCCTCACATGGACAACTTCCGAGACAGCGTGACGGTGCTTTCGGGACACGGAGGACTGCAGGTGGCGGACGCGGAGGCGCTGCACACGAGGCTCGTGGAGTTGCTGGAGGACCCACGTCGAATCGAGGAGCTGGGGGCCCGGGCGTTGGAGACGGTGGGGCGGATTTCGGGTGCGAGCGAGCGGAACGCCGAGGCGATGACGACGCTGTTTCCTCATGGAAGGCCCGCGCCGCGATGA
- a CDS encoding glycosyltransferase family 9 protein has translation MSWHKRLELWAKLALAHVASLLFWRPGRKLRPGSSIPVPRKVLLVRPDNRVGEALLTTPLLRTLKAHVHPAPEVHVLVHAKVARVLAGHPDADSVIAFDRRRIWMGPLAPGIRALRRAGYDLVVDCANWESPSVTSALVSRLAGPRAVVIGPEVWPVTRLHSLSVPARADTRNEAVQRTHLLTPVTGGAITRGLSFREPSISAPFRSFMAADASTPRAVINPGGRLGPRRIPPEAFAAAARALLEAGRVPIVTWGPGEEELARTVVAAAPGARLAPPTNLDELAALMRDAGLTICNNTGPMHLSVSVGAPTLAFFLRMDMERWGHAVDPHRMVDLTSIVDGAAGQGLEARAAEEARSFAARLTR, from the coding sequence ATGTCCTGGCACAAGCGGCTCGAGTTGTGGGCGAAGCTGGCGCTGGCGCACGTGGCGTCCCTGCTGTTCTGGCGCCCCGGCCGCAAGCTCCGTCCTGGCAGTTCCATCCCCGTCCCCCGGAAGGTGCTGCTCGTGCGGCCCGACAACCGTGTGGGCGAGGCCCTGCTCACCACCCCTCTGCTTCGCACCCTCAAGGCCCACGTCCACCCGGCCCCCGAGGTCCATGTCCTGGTCCACGCCAAGGTGGCGCGAGTCCTCGCGGGCCATCCGGACGCGGACTCCGTCATCGCCTTCGACCGGCGCCGAATCTGGATGGGCCCCCTGGCTCCTGGAATCCGAGCCCTGCGCCGCGCGGGCTATGACCTGGTCGTGGACTGCGCCAACTGGGAGTCCCCCTCCGTCACGAGCGCCCTCGTCTCACGGCTCGCCGGCCCTCGCGCGGTGGTCATCGGACCCGAGGTGTGGCCCGTGACGCGACTGCACTCGCTCTCCGTGCCAGCTCGCGCTGATACCCGCAACGAGGCCGTCCAGCGCACGCACCTGCTCACCCCCGTCACGGGCGGCGCCATCACCCGAGGACTCTCGTTCCGGGAGCCCTCCATCAGCGCGCCCTTCCGCTCCTTCATGGCCGCGGATGCCTCCACGCCCCGGGCCGTCATCAATCCGGGCGGGCGGCTGGGCCCTCGGCGGATTCCTCCAGAGGCCTTCGCCGCCGCCGCCCGCGCGCTGCTCGAAGCGGGCCGCGTTCCCATCGTCACGTGGGGGCCGGGAGAAGAGGAGCTGGCTCGCACCGTGGTCGCCGCGGCGCCCGGAGCGCGGCTCGCGCCCCCGACGAACCTGGATGAGCTGGCCGCGCTCATGCGCGACGCGGGCCTCACCATCTGCAACAACACCGGGCCCATGCACCTGTCGGTGTCCGTTGGAGCGCCGACCCTGGCCTTCTTCCTCCGCATGGATATGGAGCGATGGGGCCATGCCGTCGACCCACACCGGATGGTCGACCTCACGAGCATCGTCGATGGCGCCGCCGGACAGGGACTCGAGGCTCGTGCCGCCGAGGAAGCCCGCTCCTTCGCGGCGCGGCTCACTCGTTAG
- a CDS encoding glycosyltransferase encodes MRILHLLASPFYSGPAENVVLLALAQREAGHEVTVAVDRRRKDVPAEEPAVPRLRELGLLDEGGLELSVKSPPWSVLGDWYRLRARSVDVVHSHFSHDHFLARWGRPGGSAVVVRSLHAPRSLRSSLPAADGYTVPAHSLLPRLLERGTLAQVLPALVDQRFHPAEDREALRRELGLKGGPLVGMVSTFQPSRRHEVGVEAFSLYRRQRPDARFVLVGDGQLLESTRSLVAARGLSDAVVFAGYQQGEDFARWLRALDEVWLLGLGNDWSARAAAQARACGVRVVAVEEGALPDLADARVAEPSPTAVLNAALSSQRSPVVHPTNASIAEDILALYSKAARARHDARNRG; translated from the coding sequence ATGCGCATCCTGCACTTGCTGGCGAGCCCCTTCTATAGCGGTCCGGCGGAGAACGTCGTGTTGCTCGCGCTGGCGCAGCGGGAGGCGGGCCACGAGGTGACGGTGGCGGTGGACCGCCGTCGCAAGGATGTGCCGGCGGAAGAGCCCGCGGTGCCGCGCCTTCGCGAACTGGGCCTGTTGGATGAAGGTGGGCTCGAGCTGTCGGTGAAGTCGCCACCGTGGAGCGTGCTCGGGGATTGGTATCGGCTGCGAGCAAGGAGCGTGGACGTGGTGCATTCGCACTTCAGCCACGACCACTTCCTCGCGAGATGGGGCCGGCCGGGTGGGAGTGCGGTGGTCGTTCGTTCGCTCCATGCGCCGCGCTCACTGCGCTCCTCGTTGCCCGCGGCGGATGGCTACACGGTGCCTGCGCATTCATTGCTGCCCCGGTTGTTGGAGCGAGGGACGCTGGCGCAGGTGCTCCCCGCGCTGGTGGACCAACGCTTTCATCCCGCGGAGGACCGCGAGGCGCTGCGCCGAGAGCTGGGGCTGAAGGGTGGACCGCTCGTGGGGATGGTCTCTACCTTCCAACCTTCGCGCCGGCATGAAGTGGGCGTGGAGGCGTTCTCGCTCTATCGGCGGCAGAGGCCGGACGCGCGCTTCGTCCTGGTGGGCGATGGGCAGTTGCTGGAGTCGACGAGGAGCCTGGTGGCCGCGCGAGGCTTGTCGGACGCGGTGGTGTTCGCGGGCTATCAGCAGGGCGAAGACTTCGCGCGTTGGTTGAGGGCGTTGGACGAGGTGTGGTTGTTGGGCTTGGGGAACGACTGGAGCGCACGCGCGGCGGCGCAGGCGCGTGCCTGTGGCGTGAGGGTGGTCGCGGTGGAAGAAGGCGCACTCCCGGACCTGGCGGACGCGCGGGTGGCGGAGCCCTCGCCCACGGCGGTGCTGAACGCCGCGCTGTCGAGCCAACGTTCGCCGGTGGTGCATCCGACGAACGCGAGCATCGCCGAGGACATCCTCGCCCTGTACAGCAAGGCGGCCCGTGCGCGTCATGACGCGAGGAATCGCGGGTGA
- a CDS encoding glycosyltransferase family 4 protein yields the protein MTLIIHPHFHKRYTGVTRHVESVVPSLVKDLGSETRVMGSALSEDLPRITWPELVRRSRTEPVVWHAHRNNELLAGMLLKLVGRQVRLVFTRHTSMEPSGFTRFLARGADALVALTRQVAEVMGLPSTVISHGIDLKRFHPPEDRAKAWEQLGQGRRFGVGVIGRVRKEKGQGDFLEAVRPLLAGYPEWQSVLVGLAKGSDLEWINGLRAGIEDRVSLVGEQSVIEPWYQGLTVLVHPSYVEGYSLVHVEAMASGCCVVASKLPYLDTLIEHGRTGFFFEPGDAKALRELLDMLMREPERAREVGRNAAEEARRRCGVEHEAHALDALYRTLVGR from the coding sequence ATGACCCTCATCATCCACCCTCATTTCCACAAGCGCTACACGGGCGTCACGCGTCACGTCGAGTCGGTGGTCCCCTCGCTGGTGAAAGACCTGGGCTCCGAGACGCGGGTGATGGGTTCGGCGTTGAGCGAGGACCTGCCGCGAATCACCTGGCCGGAGTTGGTGCGCCGCTCGCGCACGGAGCCGGTGGTGTGGCACGCGCATCGGAACAATGAGCTCCTGGCGGGCATGTTGTTGAAGCTCGTGGGGCGGCAGGTGCGCTTGGTCTTCACCCGTCACACGTCGATGGAGCCGAGCGGCTTCACGCGGTTCCTCGCGAGAGGCGCGGACGCCTTGGTCGCGTTGACGCGGCAGGTGGCGGAGGTGATGGGCTTGCCATCAACGGTCATCTCACACGGCATCGACCTGAAGCGCTTCCACCCGCCGGAGGACCGCGCGAAGGCGTGGGAACAGTTGGGGCAGGGACGCCGCTTCGGCGTGGGAGTCATCGGCCGAGTCCGGAAGGAGAAGGGGCAGGGTGACTTCCTGGAGGCGGTTCGCCCGCTCCTGGCTGGGTATCCGGAGTGGCAGTCGGTGCTGGTGGGGTTGGCGAAGGGCTCGGACCTGGAATGGATCAACGGCCTCCGCGCGGGCATCGAGGACCGGGTATCGCTCGTCGGAGAGCAGTCGGTCATCGAGCCTTGGTACCAGGGGCTGACGGTGCTGGTGCACCCGTCCTACGTGGAGGGGTATTCGCTGGTGCACGTCGAGGCGATGGCCTCCGGGTGCTGCGTGGTGGCGTCGAAGCTGCCGTACCTGGACACGCTCATCGAGCACGGGCGCACGGGTTTCTTCTTCGAGCCCGGTGACGCGAAGGCGCTGCGCGAGCTGCTCGACATGTTGATGCGCGAGCCGGAGCGGGCGAGGGAAGTGGGGCGCAACGCGGCGGAGGAGGCCCGGCGGCGGTGTGGCGTGGAGCACGAGGCGCACGCGCTGGATGCGCTGTACCGCACGCTGGTGGGGCGGTGA
- a CDS encoding bifunctional ADP-heptose synthase gives MAAVSPVRSLPLPSRLPLAFARRRVLLVGDLVADHYIYGQTDRVSREAPVLIVRYESAEVKLGGGANVAANVRALSGQVTAVGVLGADEMGGELRRLFSESGVRLHAVGGRGIATETKTRILAGGVSTTRQQMLRLDRGQHAALPPRVRKALAKHVADAARDADAVVVSDYGAGVLGDEVRDVLRKLAADGLPVCVDSRYALPSFSGLTVCKPNEPELEALSGRPVRSEEDLLAAGREALRRLDCRALLVTRGRHGMALFDADGGVDFIPVHGAKAAVDVTGAGDTVIATFALSVAAGASFGEAARLANVAGSMVVQKPGTATVTRDELLAELRGTR, from the coding sequence ATGGCCGCGGTCTCGCCCGTTCGCTCGTTGCCCTTGCCCTCCCGACTACCGCTCGCGTTCGCGCGCCGCAGGGTGTTGCTGGTGGGAGATCTTGTTGCAGACCACTACATCTACGGCCAGACGGACCGGGTGAGCCGAGAGGCTCCGGTGCTCATCGTCCGTTACGAGTCCGCCGAGGTGAAGCTCGGGGGCGGGGCGAATGTCGCGGCCAATGTGCGAGCGTTGTCGGGACAGGTGACGGCGGTGGGGGTGCTGGGCGCGGATGAGATGGGGGGCGAATTGCGCCGCCTGTTCTCCGAGTCGGGTGTCCGGCTGCACGCGGTGGGCGGTCGAGGCATCGCGACGGAGACGAAGACGCGCATCCTCGCTGGCGGCGTGAGCACCACGAGGCAGCAGATGCTGCGTCTGGACCGGGGACAGCACGCGGCCCTTCCTCCGCGAGTGCGCAAGGCCCTGGCGAAGCACGTGGCGGACGCCGCTCGGGACGCGGACGCGGTGGTGGTCTCTGACTACGGCGCGGGCGTCCTGGGAGACGAGGTGCGCGACGTCCTCCGGAAGCTGGCCGCGGACGGGCTGCCGGTGTGTGTGGACAGCCGCTATGCGCTGCCCTCGTTCTCGGGCCTGACGGTGTGCAAGCCCAACGAGCCGGAGCTGGAGGCGCTGTCGGGGCGGCCGGTGCGCTCGGAGGAGGACCTGCTGGCGGCGGGGCGCGAGGCGCTGCGCAGGCTCGACTGCCGCGCGTTGTTGGTGACGCGAGGCCGTCACGGCATGGCGCTCTTCGACGCGGATGGCGGGGTGGACTTCATTCCGGTCCATGGTGCCAAGGCGGCGGTGGACGTGACGGGGGCGGGCGACACGGTGATTGCGACCTTCGCGTTGTCCGTGGCGGCGGGGGCCTCGTTTGGCGAGGCGGCGCGGTTGGCGAACGTCGCCGGGTCGATGGTGGTGCAGAAGCCGGGGACCGCGACGGTGACTCGGGACGAGCTGTTGGCGGAGCTGCGGGGCACGCGATGA
- the gmk gene encoding guanylate kinase, with protein MSEPTILQPGLLLVLSAPSGAGKTTLARRLLKETPQAHFSISVTTRRPRGKEQEGVDYHFVDVATFQSKIERGEFVEWAEVHGHFYGSPQSTVDMARAQRGVAIFDIDVQGGQAIKRKHPDAVLIFVLPPSMEELERRLRDRQTDSDETIRRRMLAARSEMERGISAYDYVVVNDDFERAYSELRAVVVAEGCRRGRVDLSRLKLGVGA; from the coding sequence ATGAGCGAACCCACCATCCTTCAACCAGGCCTGTTGCTCGTGCTCTCCGCGCCCTCCGGCGCCGGGAAGACCACCCTTGCCCGTCGGCTGCTCAAGGAGACGCCTCAGGCGCACTTCTCGATCAGCGTCACGACGCGTCGTCCTCGAGGCAAGGAGCAGGAGGGTGTGGACTACCACTTCGTGGACGTGGCCACCTTCCAGTCGAAAATCGAACGGGGTGAGTTCGTCGAGTGGGCGGAGGTTCATGGCCACTTCTACGGAAGCCCGCAGTCGACGGTCGACATGGCGCGTGCTCAGCGGGGCGTGGCCATCTTCGATATCGACGTCCAGGGTGGCCAGGCCATCAAGCGCAAGCACCCGGACGCGGTGCTCATCTTCGTGCTCCCTCCTTCGATGGAAGAACTCGAGCGGCGCCTGCGGGACCGCCAGACGGATTCCGACGAGACGATTCGTCGCCGGATGCTGGCGGCGCGCTCCGAGATGGAGCGGGGTATCTCCGCCTACGACTATGTCGTCGTGAACGACGACTTCGAGCGGGCGTACAGTGAGCTGCGGGCCGTGGTGGTGGCCGAGGGATGCCGGCGCGGCCGGGTCGACCTGTCGAGATTGAAGCTCGGCGTGGGCGCCTGA
- a CDS encoding adenylyltransferase/cytidyltransferase family protein, giving the protein MSTLEKIQSLEQVAQTRARWKAEGRTVALANGVFDLLHVGHVRYLEGARELADVLVVAVNSDASTRAYKGPGRPHIPEGERAELVAALACTDRVIVFDEPNVRGIIRALKPDVHVKGTDYTPDSIPEGDEVRAYGGRTAVSGDPKNHSTTELARRLGRESAK; this is encoded by the coding sequence ATGAGCACGTTGGAGAAGATTCAGTCTCTGGAGCAGGTGGCGCAGACGCGAGCCCGCTGGAAGGCCGAGGGGCGCACGGTGGCGCTCGCCAACGGTGTGTTCGACCTGTTGCACGTGGGCCACGTGCGCTACCTGGAAGGGGCGCGCGAGCTGGCGGACGTGCTGGTGGTCGCGGTGAACTCGGATGCGTCGACGCGGGCCTACAAGGGGCCTGGGCGCCCGCACATTCCGGAGGGGGAGCGCGCGGAATTGGTCGCGGCCCTCGCGTGTACGGACCGGGTCATCGTCTTCGACGAGCCCAACGTGCGAGGCATCATCCGGGCGCTGAAGCCGGATGTGCATGTGAAGGGCACGGACTACACGCCGGACAGCATCCCCGAGGGGGACGAAGTCCGCGCGTATGGTGGGCGCACGGCGGTGTCGGGCGACCCGAAGAACCACAGCACCACGGAGCTGGCGCGCCGGCTCGGCCGAGAGAGCGCGAAGTAG